One Methanohalophilus mahii DSM 5219 genomic window carries:
- a CDS encoding YwbE family protein produces MNAGTNRSNIRTGLNVGIVLKKDQKSGKITKGIVKRILTKSSSHPHGIKVQLEDGSVGRVKEIY; encoded by the coding sequence ATGAATGCAGGCACTAACAGGAGCAATATCAGGACAGGGCTAAACGTGGGAATCGTTCTAAAAAAGGATCAAAAGAGCGGCAAGATAACCAAAGGTATTGTCAAAAGAATTCTCACCAAGTCCTCCTCTCACCCACACGGAATAAAAGTACAACTTGAAGATGGTAGTGTCGGAAGGGTCAAGGAAATTTATTGA
- a CDS encoding 3-isopropylmalate dehydratase small subunit, with protein sequence MIKGKAWIFGDDVDTDVIIPGKYLRTTDMQVFADHAMEGIDPDFSSKVSPGDIIVGGNNFGCGSSREQAPLALKHAGVGCVVARSFGRIFFRNSINVGLPLIEADVECEEGDEVEVNLSEGTVKVAGRTYTGQQIPDFLLEILSDGGLVEHRKKQQRLNS encoded by the coding sequence GTGATTAAAGGTAAAGCATGGATCTTCGGTGACGATGTGGACACCGATGTTATAATCCCGGGTAAATACCTGCGTACCACCGATATGCAGGTCTTTGCAGATCATGCCATGGAAGGCATCGACCCCGATTTTTCAAGCAAAGTATCTCCCGGTGACATCATTGTCGGCGGCAACAATTTCGGCTGTGGCTCCTCCAGAGAGCAGGCACCCCTGGCACTCAAGCATGCCGGTGTGGGTTGTGTGGTTGCCAGATCCTTCGGACGCATTTTTTTCCGCAATTCCATCAATGTGGGTTTGCCGCTGATTGAGGCGGATGTGGAGTGTGAGGAAGGTGATGAGGTCGAAGTCAACCTCTCCGAAGGCACTGTGAAAGTGGCAGGCAGGACCTATACAGGCCAGCAGATCCCCGATTTCCTGCTAGAAATACTGAGTGACGGCGGGCTTGTCGAGCATCGTAAAAAACAACAAAGGCTAAATTCATGA
- a CDS encoding DUF7714 family protein, which translates to MIFPLEYKHVGVTHIHPDEDPEEPIYFLTHYMLVEICNGNKWLYQVEHSGEDLLRKAESVELLAKPEKIVRFPEILNIKNRSLLIQKAAALCKNGITTVIFTGIDNHVTFVHEPDPSVILELEILDIAPPYPSWLTDVVRRLESSGIFGDLTITFKENTIDLTRFSGPDTVFPCSSSGLEGKCLDNDIIEKPGSLLVGCEISRSLFESRFPGMEYDFISLCPFTSDIVKPSGPFIARCCRAENAGQVTINGFPGATVHWGAAEFDVATTIRELVDRLRKDCA; encoded by the coding sequence ATGATATTTCCTCTTGAGTACAAGCACGTGGGTGTAACCCATATCCATCCCGATGAGGATCCAGAGGAGCCCATCTATTTTCTGACCCACTACATGCTTGTGGAGATATGTAATGGAAACAAATGGCTCTATCAGGTGGAGCACAGCGGTGAAGATCTGTTGCGGAAAGCCGAATCCGTGGAACTGCTGGCAAAACCGGAAAAGATTGTACGTTTTCCTGAGATACTCAATATAAAAAATCGCTCCCTCCTGATCCAAAAGGCTGCAGCATTGTGTAAAAACGGTATAACCACGGTCATCTTTACGGGTATCGACAACCATGTGACCTTTGTGCATGAACCCGATCCTTCAGTAATCCTGGAACTTGAAATACTGGATATCGCTCCGCCCTACCCATCCTGGCTGACCGATGTCGTACGCCGGCTGGAATCTTCGGGTATATTCGGCGATCTTACAATCACATTCAAAGAAAACACGATCGATCTGACCCGCTTCAGCGGTCCGGATACGGTTTTTCCCTGCTCTTCCTCGGGTCTTGAAGGCAAATGTCTGGATAATGATATAATCGAAAAACCCGGCTCTTTACTTGTGGGCTGTGAAATATCCCGCTCTCTCTTCGAATCCCGCTTCCCGGGGATGGAATATGATTTTATCAGTCTCTGTCCCTTCACCAGTGATATTGTCAAACCTTCCGGACCCTTTATAGCCCGCTGCTGTCGGGCTGAGAATGCAGGCCAGGTTACCATCAACGGCTTTCCCGGGGCGACCGTACACTGGGGGGCTGCTGAGTTTGATGTGGCAACTACGATCAGGGAACTTGTGGACAGGCTAAGGAAGGATTGTGCATGA
- a CDS encoding isocitrate/isopropylmalate dehydrogenase family protein gives MKLAVIEGDGVGKEVIPAALRVLDCFDLPLEIIPLELGYGKWEKTGQAITDADLEILKNCDCILFGAVTTPADPNYKSVLLTIRRELDLYANIRPLKPIKGIEGATGNTDFDILVVRENTEGLYSSIEEVGENEAWSKRIITRRASERIAQIACEYAAKRHNHLTIVHKSNVIKADSLFLNTCRNVAQAHNVIHDTMLVDAMAYDMVRSPEKYDVVVAPNLYGDILSDLGGALVGSLGLLPSANIGEKQAFFEPVHGSAPDIAGKGIANPIAAVLSVAMLLDWLDRPEQARIVREAVEASINEDIKTADLGGNFTTEQVTGFLVRYVQSHS, from the coding sequence ATGAAACTGGCTGTGATTGAAGGCGATGGTGTGGGCAAAGAGGTAATACCTGCTGCATTGCGGGTACTGGATTGTTTCGATCTGCCGCTGGAAATAATCCCTCTGGAACTGGGTTACGGTAAATGGGAAAAGACCGGTCAGGCAATCACGGATGCAGATCTCGAGATCCTGAAAAACTGTGACTGCATCCTGTTCGGAGCGGTTACCACGCCTGCGGATCCCAATTACAAAAGTGTGCTGCTGACCATTCGCCGGGAACTGGATCTCTATGCCAATATACGGCCCTTAAAACCCATAAAGGGAATAGAAGGTGCCACGGGCAACACGGATTTTGATATCCTGGTGGTGCGGGAGAACACCGAAGGATTGTATTCGTCCATTGAGGAAGTGGGCGAGAATGAAGCCTGGAGCAAGCGCATAATCACCCGTCGGGCTTCTGAACGCATTGCACAAATAGCCTGTGAATATGCTGCCAAACGCCACAATCATCTGACCATTGTCCACAAATCCAATGTGATCAAGGCGGATTCCCTGTTCCTCAATACCTGCAGGAATGTTGCTCAAGCCCACAACGTAATTCACGATACCATGCTGGTGGATGCCATGGCGTATGATATGGTGCGCTCTCCTGAAAAATATGATGTAGTGGTGGCTCCCAATCTCTACGGGGATATTCTCAGTGATCTGGGCGGGGCGCTTGTGGGCAGTCTGGGTTTGCTGCCCAGTGCCAACATTGGAGAAAAACAGGCTTTTTTTGAACCGGTGCATGGGAGTGCTCCCGATATTGCAGGAAAGGGTATAGCCAATCCGATTGCAGCCGTACTTTCAGTGGCCATGCTGCTGGACTGGTTGGATAGACCTGAACAGGCCCGCATAGTCAGGGAAGCTGTGGAGGCTTCCATTAATGAAGATATAAAGACTGCTGATCTGGGTGGCAATTTTACAACAGAGCAGGTAACAGGTTTTCTGGTGCGCTACGTACAATCCCATTCCTGA
- the pyrH gene encoding UMP kinase gives MLVVISIGGSILARDLDPERFAKYADMLEELSKEHSVVVVTGGGVAARQYIEAARQVGANEVTCDFIGIDVTRLNAQLLIAALGKNAYPEPPQSYRDAELALSSGKIIVMGGVIPGQTTDTVSAVLAEYLGAELMVIATSVDGVYSKDPTTSNDAEKFDVMSPKELLDVVMSTEMKAGSKSPVDPLAAKIIERCNIETIVMDGSSEGDIYKVVMQEKIKSEPVEGERVGTRIKS, from the coding sequence ATGCTAGTAGTAATATCAATAGGCGGATCCATTCTTGCCAGGGACCTGGATCCAGAGAGGTTCGCAAAATACGCCGATATGCTGGAAGAGCTTTCGAAAGAACATTCCGTGGTAGTCGTGACCGGTGGAGGTGTTGCCGCCCGCCAGTACATAGAAGCTGCCAGACAGGTCGGAGCAAATGAGGTCACCTGTGATTTTATAGGGATCGATGTTACCCGTCTCAATGCCCAGCTCCTCATAGCTGCCCTGGGCAAGAATGCATATCCAGAACCACCTCAGAGTTACAGGGATGCAGAACTTGCCCTTTCCTCCGGCAAAATCATTGTAATGGGAGGTGTAATCCCGGGACAGACCACAGATACGGTCTCCGCAGTACTTGCCGAGTATCTGGGAGCTGAGTTAATGGTGATTGCAACTTCCGTGGACGGCGTATATTCAAAAGACCCGACAACATCCAATGATGCTGAAAAATTTGATGTGATGAGTCCCAAAGAGCTGCTTGATGTGGTAATGTCCACTGAAATGAAAGCCGGTTCAAAATCCCCTGTAGATCCCCTGGCTGCAAAGATAATCGAGAGATGCAATATTGAAACAATCGTTATGGATGGTTCCAGTGAAGGGGATATTTACAAAGTCGTAATGCAGGAAAAAATAAAGAGTGAACCTGTCGAAGGAGAACGTGTGGGTACACGGATCAAGAGCTGA
- a CDS encoding 4Fe-4S binding protein, translating into MVAVINVDECVGCGACVDECPSEAISMNDENIAVVDAEECVDCGVCVDVCPTEAITME; encoded by the coding sequence ATGGTAGCAGTAATCAATGTTGACGAATGTGTAGGTTGCGGAGCATGCGTGGACGAATGTCCATCTGAAGCAATCTCAATGAACGATGAAAATATTGCAGTCGTAGACGCTGAAGAGTGTGTAGACTGTGGTGTATGCGTGGACGTCTGTCCAACCGAAGCAATCACAATGGAATAA
- a CDS encoding type IV pilin: protein MKDENGISPVVGILLMIAITIVLGVSLAFFAIGFEMQEPAPFVAHSSGELVRKGDTDVDFGDQRVYIYHEGGDAVKMSEVETMVDATEVSGMKARIVNLPVSKTESLGNHILGDDGLIDKSAPNFEKCGGAITKEYFSVGEKLWFRINSGECPLEKGDQITVKIIHTPTNTIVIEETLTAS from the coding sequence ATGAAAGATGAAAATGGCATTTCTCCCGTTGTCGGCATCCTGTTAATGATTGCCATAACCATTGTTCTTGGGGTCAGCCTGGCTTTCTTTGCAATTGGTTTTGAGATGCAGGAACCTGCACCTTTTGTGGCCCATTCAAGCGGGGAACTGGTACGTAAAGGAGATACAGATGTAGATTTCGGAGATCAAAGAGTATACATATATCATGAGGGGGGTGACGCTGTGAAAATGTCTGAAGTTGAAACTATGGTGGATGCTACTGAAGTTTCTGGAATGAAAGCCCGTATTGTAAACTTGCCTGTATCAAAAACAGAATCTCTTGGAAACCATATATTAGGTGATGATGGTCTAATAGATAAGAGTGCTCCTAATTTTGAAAAATGTGGTGGCGCAATCACAAAAGAATATTTTTCTGTAGGAGAAAAGTTGTGGTTTCGCATTAATAGTGGCGAATGTCCCTTAGAAAAAGGTGACCAGATAACTGTAAAAATCATACATACGCCTACCAACACCATAGTCATAGAAGAAACTTTGACCGCTTCCTGA
- a CDS encoding ATP-dependent DNA helicase, translating into MSTPDNYIQYFPLEQCYPNQKDAMEKIHRSLLEENLVLFEGACGTGKTLSALVPSLHVGKQLGKTVFIATNVHQQMLQFIDEARQIKRTHDIKVLVFKGKMSMCPLKQGYDECEAKRDNTYDLMEIEKEIILKKQESKAAWDEYKSSGEAAHASLRDAIDEEREKLEEKASSLRKRSCDPLYEVLRVEDEKFQKWLFQDVRDPEEVNDYAAENGMCGYELLKRELKNADLVIANFHHILNDMIFSTMLRWMDKEPEDIIAIFDEAHNIENAARSHSSITLTEHTIESALAELNANEKSDLFTSMPVEDVEAVLSILLEVVRDTYDNRFKFGERQRVGRNWYDIRISDPYERNDVVHARFMRRMKETGYGEEKQVQELLGIAAEVGGLLDNAYHEQYKQGQIPILKRSHLKPTAEFFSQYLKLSNNENYYPVLNVRRDQGGEIYGRLELFTCIPKNVTGPLLDSIYSAILMSATLRPFDMIKSTLGITRQTCDLAYGLTFPEERRLTIAVSVPPQYSRIRDDPQNLQILEQVLQDTIENAGGNVIIFFPNAFEAKRYFRKFDGVLDVELFLDETGISAQDIRKSFFQTGEQGGKAVLFTYLWGTLSEGVDYRNGRGRVVVVVGVGYSALNDRMHAVESAYDHEFGYGAGWEYAVQVPTIRKIRQAMGRVVRSPTDYGVRILLDGRFMTDSVTRLGKYSVYSSFPEDERKEFLDVEPAKVKYSLLNFFSDMEELS; encoded by the coding sequence ATGAGCACCCCTGACAATTATATCCAGTACTTCCCCCTGGAGCAATGTTATCCCAACCAGAAAGACGCAATGGAGAAAATTCACCGCTCCCTGCTGGAAGAAAATCTGGTGCTTTTTGAAGGGGCCTGTGGGACCGGGAAGACCCTGAGTGCTCTGGTTCCCTCGCTGCATGTGGGAAAACAATTGGGCAAAACCGTGTTCATTGCCACCAATGTCCATCAACAGATGTTACAGTTCATAGATGAGGCCCGTCAGATAAAACGTACCCATGATATCAAGGTCCTTGTCTTCAAGGGTAAGATGAGCATGTGTCCCCTGAAACAGGGGTATGATGAATGCGAGGCCAAACGGGATAACACCTATGATCTCATGGAGATCGAAAAGGAAATCATTCTCAAAAAACAGGAATCAAAGGCTGCCTGGGATGAGTATAAATCCTCGGGGGAAGCGGCTCATGCTTCTCTGAGGGATGCAATTGATGAGGAGCGGGAAAAACTCGAGGAAAAAGCAAGTTCCCTGAGAAAACGTTCATGTGACCCTCTGTATGAGGTTTTAAGGGTAGAGGATGAAAAATTCCAGAAATGGCTTTTCCAGGATGTACGTGATCCCGAAGAGGTCAATGATTACGCCGCTGAAAACGGGATGTGTGGTTATGAACTACTCAAGCGGGAATTGAAAAATGCCGACCTTGTCATAGCCAATTTCCATCATATCCTCAATGATATGATATTTTCCACAATGCTGCGCTGGATGGACAAAGAACCCGAAGATATCATTGCGATATTTGATGAAGCCCATAATATAGAAAACGCTGCCAGATCCCATTCATCCATTACTTTGACCGAACACACCATTGAAAGTGCCCTGGCTGAACTCAATGCCAATGAAAAAAGTGATCTTTTTACCTCCATGCCGGTTGAGGATGTGGAAGCCGTACTCTCCATCCTGCTGGAAGTGGTTCGGGATACCTATGATAACCGTTTCAAGTTCGGGGAACGTCAGCGTGTGGGGCGCAACTGGTATGACATACGCATAAGTGACCCCTATGAAAGAAATGATGTGGTCCACGCTCGTTTTATGAGGCGAATGAAAGAGACTGGTTATGGGGAGGAAAAACAGGTACAGGAATTGCTCGGGATTGCTGCTGAAGTGGGGGGTTTACTGGATAATGCTTATCATGAGCAGTATAAACAGGGCCAGATCCCTATACTGAAACGATCTCACTTAAAACCCACAGCAGAATTTTTCTCCCAGTACCTTAAACTATCCAACAACGAGAATTATTATCCGGTACTCAATGTCCGCCGGGATCAGGGCGGGGAGATCTATGGCAGGCTGGAGTTGTTCACCTGTATCCCGAAAAATGTTACAGGTCCGCTGCTGGATTCGATCTATTCGGCAATCCTGATGTCTGCAACCCTGAGACCCTTTGATATGATCAAAAGCACCCTGGGTATTACACGGCAGACATGCGATTTGGCCTATGGTCTGACTTTCCCTGAAGAACGCAGATTGACCATTGCAGTATCCGTGCCTCCCCAGTATTCGCGTATAAGGGACGATCCCCAGAACCTGCAGATATTAGAACAGGTGTTACAGGACACTATTGAAAATGCCGGAGGCAATGTCATTATCTTCTTCCCGAATGCTTTTGAGGCAAAACGGTATTTCCGCAAATTCGATGGTGTGCTTGATGTAGAACTGTTCCTTGATGAAACCGGGATATCTGCCCAGGATATACGCAAGAGTTTCTTCCAGACCGGAGAGCAGGGAGGCAAAGCTGTCCTTTTTACCTATCTCTGGGGTACTCTCAGTGAAGGAGTGGATTACAGGAATGGTCGCGGCCGGGTTGTTGTGGTTGTCGGTGTGGGTTATTCGGCATTGAATGACAGGATGCATGCCGTGGAATCTGCCTATGACCATGAGTTCGGTTATGGTGCCGGCTGGGAATATGCGGTACAGGTTCCCACGATACGTAAGATCAGACAGGCTATGGGCAGAGTGGTACGTTCACCGACCGATTACGGTGTCAGGATACTGCTGGATGGCAGGTTCATGACCGATTCCGTTACAAGACTGGGAAAATATTCGGTATACTCCTCATTTCCCGAAGATGAGAGAAAAGAATTCCTTGATGTGGAACCCGCGAAAGTGAAATATTCCCTGCTCAATTTCTTTTCGGACATGGAAGAGCTGTCCTGA
- a CDS encoding beta-ribofuranosylaminobenzene 5'-phosphate synthase, producing the protein MIEITSPSRLHLSLIDLNASLGRVDGGIGVSLQYPHIHLTAEKSDHLEITGNSLLYDKVQSAISALLPEGEGISIYLDEDMPAHVGLGSGTQVALCTAAAINELFELGFSIRQLAQKVGRGGTSGIGVAAFEKGGFLVDGGHRFSDKGTFSPSSASPAPPAPIVFRHDFPDWPIVLALPDRQGAHDAQEVDIFRQVCPVPLEDVQAISHIVLMQMIPAVIENDIENFGIALDSLQTLGFKKQEISLQSQQVQDVIEQMRLAGTHGVGMSSFGPAICGFVENETKGKRIVREIQKFLDESIGGKVLLTTPNNTGADIRMD; encoded by the coding sequence ATGATCGAGATCACATCCCCTTCAAGGCTGCACCTCTCTCTGATTGACCTTAATGCTTCCCTGGGTCGGGTTGATGGGGGAATAGGGGTTAGTCTGCAATATCCCCACATACATCTTACCGCTGAAAAAAGTGATCATTTGGAGATTACCGGCAATTCGTTACTGTACGACAAAGTGCAATCTGCGATTTCTGCCCTGCTGCCTGAAGGAGAAGGAATCAGTATCTATCTTGATGAGGACATGCCTGCCCATGTAGGCCTGGGTTCGGGGACACAGGTGGCTTTGTGTACCGCGGCTGCGATCAACGAGCTTTTTGAACTGGGATTTTCGATCAGACAGCTGGCACAAAAGGTGGGTAGGGGTGGTACTTCCGGCATCGGTGTGGCGGCTTTTGAAAAGGGGGGTTTCCTTGTGGATGGCGGGCATCGTTTTTCCGATAAAGGCACTTTTTCCCCCTCCTCTGCCAGTCCGGCCCCGCCAGCTCCGATCGTTTTCAGGCATGATTTTCCGGACTGGCCTATAGTGCTGGCTCTTCCTGACAGACAGGGAGCTCATGATGCACAGGAAGTGGATATTTTCAGGCAGGTCTGCCCGGTACCCCTGGAGGATGTACAGGCGATCTCTCATATCGTTCTGATGCAGATGATTCCGGCTGTGATTGAAAATGATATTGAGAACTTTGGCATTGCACTTGACAGCCTGCAGACGCTGGGATTCAAAAAACAAGAGATCTCTCTGCAGAGCCAGCAGGTGCAGGACGTAATTGAACAGATGAGACTGGCCGGTACCCATGGTGTCGGGATGAGTTCCTTTGGGCCTGCAATATGTGGTTTTGTTGAAAATGAGACTAAAGGGAAACGTATTGTCCGGGAAATACAAAAATTCCTGGATGAGAGTATAGGAGGTAAGGTTTTGCTTACAACTCCCAATAACACCGGTGCGGATATCAGGATGGATTAA
- a CDS encoding NOP5/NOP56 family protein → MKTWFADIEINEDGSVAECSPCTQDVQQLAKRLLVFQADPKQIPLASFDPVKKAIECGFVSGKTEYYSLLQQTCIAATRLKIKNSYSPDLRIIHAVEALDDIDEAANLLAERLGIWYGEHFPEAGMLTENLAKFVAENGLRQDLPQDSQFRETALSSVGMEMDAEDGAIIKAFAADLSSLYERRHVIESYIRKNMEQLAPNLEKVAGANLGARLISMAGGLQSLSRMPSSTIQVMGANQALFKHLRGKATSPKHGIIFNHPLIKNSHPKIRGKMARALASSLSIASRVDAFSGRLNPVIKEKLDRKVLSIKEGDK, encoded by the coding sequence GTGAAAACCTGGTTTGCAGATATTGAAATCAATGAAGATGGAAGTGTGGCTGAATGCAGTCCCTGTACGCAGGATGTGCAGCAGCTGGCAAAAAGATTGCTTGTCTTTCAGGCAGATCCCAAACAAATCCCCCTGGCAAGTTTTGATCCCGTTAAAAAAGCCATTGAATGCGGTTTTGTATCTGGGAAAACTGAATATTATTCCCTGTTGCAGCAAACCTGTATTGCAGCCACCCGGCTTAAGATAAAGAACTCTTATTCTCCGGATCTGCGAATAATCCATGCTGTGGAAGCACTGGATGATATTGATGAGGCGGCCAACCTGCTTGCTGAGAGATTGGGCATATGGTACGGCGAACATTTCCCCGAAGCAGGCATGTTAACCGAAAACCTGGCCAAATTCGTAGCAGAGAACGGGCTCAGGCAGGATCTGCCACAGGATTCACAGTTTCGTGAGACTGCCCTCTCGTCGGTGGGTATGGAAATGGATGCAGAGGACGGGGCTATCATAAAGGCTTTTGCAGCGGACCTCTCGTCCCTGTATGAGAGGCGTCATGTGATAGAATCCTATATTCGCAAAAATATGGAGCAGCTTGCTCCCAACCTGGAGAAGGTCGCAGGAGCTAATCTGGGCGCCCGGTTGATCAGTATGGCCGGAGGTTTGCAGTCTCTCTCCCGGATGCCGTCAAGCACCATTCAGGTAATGGGTGCAAACCAGGCCCTTTTCAAACATCTCAGAGGTAAGGCTACCTCTCCCAAACACGGTATTATTTTCAATCATCCTCTAATCAAGAATTCCCATCCCAAAATCCGGGGCAAAATGGCCCGTGCTCTTGCTTCAAGCCTGAGTATTGCAAGCAGGGTGGATGCTTTTTCCGGCCGGCTGAATCCTGTAATTAAAGAAAAACTGGATCGTAAGGTCCTGTCTATCAAGGAGGGGGATAAATGA
- a CDS encoding fibrillarin-like rRNA/tRNA 2'-O-methyltransferase — protein sequence MKVKIFHENIFTLQQGKKRFLATRNLTPGLEVYGERLVQVDEAEYRIWEPKRSKLAAMLLKKLPSPFTTTSKVLYLGSATGTTVSHVSDIVQQGVVYAVEFSPRTMRDMLPVCEERANIIPLLADASKPQSYANVVEPVDVIFQDVAQPNQASIALSNVQHFLKPGGYLLMSIKARSVDSTAKPDTVFKQQLKTLLEQDNSKLELVKKQKLAPFHIDHLGVVVKKTE from the coding sequence ATGAAGGTCAAAATCTTCCATGAAAACATTTTCACGCTACAGCAGGGCAAGAAAAGGTTCCTTGCTACCAGAAATCTTACTCCCGGCTTGGAAGTGTACGGGGAACGCCTGGTGCAGGTTGATGAAGCAGAGTACCGTATCTGGGAGCCCAAAAGGAGTAAACTTGCGGCAATGCTGCTCAAAAAACTTCCCTCTCCCTTCACAACCACTTCAAAGGTGCTTTACCTGGGCTCGGCCACAGGTACTACTGTCAGTCATGTTTCGGATATTGTGCAGCAGGGAGTGGTCTATGCAGTGGAATTCTCACCTCGCACAATGCGGGACATGTTGCCTGTCTGCGAAGAAAGGGCAAATATAATTCCCCTGCTTGCCGATGCTTCCAAACCGCAATCCTATGCAAATGTTGTGGAGCCTGTTGATGTGATATTCCAGGATGTGGCCCAGCCCAACCAGGCATCCATTGCCCTGTCCAATGTGCAGCACTTCCTCAAACCCGGAGGTTACCTGTTGATGAGTATCAAGGCCCGGAGTGTGGATTCCACTGCAAAACCCGATACGGTTTTTAAACAGCAGCTAAAAACATTATTGGAGCAAGATAATTCAAAATTGGAACTTGTCAAGAAGCAGAAACTTGCACCGTTTCATATCGATCATCTCGGAGTAGTTGTAAAAAAGACTGAATGA
- a CDS encoding DUF2769 domain-containing protein — MADQDELRQGLGKYFGVCPSYHHSKACLCKNCPSYPGEGYMFCARGPVSGEISQECMCNDCYVYHQFALEGDYFCREE, encoded by the coding sequence GTGGCAGATCAGGATGAATTGAGGCAGGGTCTGGGCAAATATTTCGGTGTTTGTCCTTCGTATCATCACTCCAAGGCCTGTTTATGTAAGAATTGCCCGTCCTATCCGGGTGAAGGTTATATGTTCTGTGCTCGGGGTCCTGTATCAGGTGAGATCAGTCAGGAATGTATGTGCAATGACTGTTATGTATATCACCAGTTTGCTCTTGAAGGGGATTATTTTTGCAGAGAGGAATGA
- a CDS encoding rhodanese-like domain-containing protein, producing the protein MSKNTIVVLICVLGTLALGGCVQQEDDNTASQLENCEYSDVSAEEALNLIEEQDVFILDVRTRSEYDAGHLEDSYLIPVSELKNRLDEVPRDTAILVYCRSGRRSVTASNILLDAGYCDVYNMEAGFNEWRSAGYPYMG; encoded by the coding sequence GTGAGCAAAAATACAATTGTTGTGTTAATTTGTGTACTGGGAACTCTGGCTCTGGGGGGGTGTGTACAGCAGGAGGACGACAACACCGCATCACAACTTGAAAACTGTGAGTATTCTGATGTTTCTGCAGAAGAGGCGTTAAATCTGATTGAAGAACAGGACGTTTTCATCCTGGATGTGCGTACTCGATCTGAGTATGATGCGGGACATCTGGAGGATTCCTACCTGATCCCTGTTTCTGAACTGAAAAACCGATTGGATGAGGTGCCAAGAGATACTGCGATTCTTGTTTACTGTCGCAGTGGCAGGCGCAGTGTAACGGCATCGAATATCCTGCTTGATGCGGGTTATTGTGATGTTTACAATATGGAAGCCGGCTTTAATGAATGGCGTTCAGCGGGTTATCCCTATATGGGATGA